The following proteins are encoded in a genomic region of Rudaeicoccus suwonensis:
- a CDS encoding GrpB family protein, with translation MPFPDETALTNVTIALYQSNWAVEGRDFAHQLRRLVPDAAAIEHIGSTSIPGMRAKDCLDMMVVVDDISSTSAGSALEAAGFRRRPEPWNVEEPAEGRLWPKMVFAPRVGARAVNIHVRPVDAPTTRRALLFRDFLSADTFHRDTWARFKTAAAAVTTELSSYGAIKDPAWLLLMEVAEQWAATTNWNPSYLSD, from the coding sequence ATGCCGTTCCCCGACGAGACCGCGCTGACAAACGTGACGATCGCTCTCTACCAGAGCAACTGGGCCGTCGAGGGCCGTGACTTTGCACACCAATTGCGCCGACTGGTGCCCGATGCTGCAGCCATTGAGCACATCGGTTCGACTTCGATTCCGGGAATGCGCGCGAAGGACTGTCTCGACATGATGGTCGTTGTCGACGACATATCGAGCACGTCGGCAGGTTCGGCACTTGAAGCAGCTGGCTTTCGCCGTCGCCCGGAGCCGTGGAACGTCGAAGAGCCTGCCGAGGGCCGGTTGTGGCCAAAGATGGTGTTCGCTCCGCGGGTAGGTGCTCGTGCTGTCAACATTCATGTTCGGCCGGTCGATGCGCCGACGACTCGCCGCGCCCTGCTCTTCCGCGACTTCCTCAGCGCTGACACATTCCATCGCGACACGTGGGCGCGGTTCAAAACCGCTGCCGCGGCAGTGACGACCGAACTCTCCTCATACGGTGCGATCAAAGATCCCGCATGGCTTCTGCTGATGGAGGTCGCTGAGCAATGGGCCGCCACGACGAATTGGAATCCGTCATATCTGAGCGACTGA
- a CDS encoding GNAT family N-acetyltransferase: protein MVSAIEIRSERLLLRRAQPSDVDGLVELQTDPVVRTHLGGPRSRAEVQHFLSNGGTAAIALQPGTYVVDADGEFAGTIVLDRRAVDRPGHVLPQGDELELSYVLRQRFWGFGYASEAATAVLHAAASELPDQPVLLVTQTSNARSLALAARLGFVIRDSFVEYDAEQTLAVAEIRTFAERQV from the coding sequence ATGGTTTCGGCGATCGAGATCCGCAGCGAGCGACTGTTATTGCGGCGGGCGCAGCCGTCGGACGTCGACGGTTTGGTCGAGCTGCAGACGGATCCGGTCGTGCGCACCCACCTCGGAGGTCCGCGGTCTCGCGCCGAGGTGCAGCACTTCCTGAGCAACGGTGGTACCGCGGCCATTGCCCTGCAGCCGGGCACTTACGTTGTCGACGCCGACGGAGAGTTCGCCGGAACGATCGTTCTGGATCGGCGAGCGGTCGACCGCCCAGGGCATGTCCTCCCTCAGGGTGACGAGCTGGAACTGAGCTATGTTCTGCGGCAGCGGTTTTGGGGGTTCGGGTATGCATCGGAGGCGGCGACGGCAGTCTTGCACGCCGCCGCTTCCGAGTTGCCTGACCAACCCGTGCTCCTGGTCACCCAGACGAGCAATGCGCGATCGCTGGCACTGGCGGCGCGACTGGGCTTCGTCATACGGGACTCGTTCGTCGAGTACGACGCGGAGCAGACTCTCGCCGTGGCGGAAATCCGGACGTTCGCGGAGAGGCAGGTCTGA
- a CDS encoding GntR family transcriptional regulator, protein MDPELRLAPLQFTSTTDRVSTELRRLIISGALAPGQALNEKAVSDQLGVSRSPVREAFQRLVAERLLVSERNKSVTVNTFSDTDIEEIYDARIAIESHAARGIIAAGSTTIDSTAAQLEVALDNLRTQLDVGDRLAVAHADLAFHQQLVAAGGNTRLLAAYELLSAETLTCMAWLENVKPSGDELMQDHRDFIDALQAQDSDRISAVITQHLSRANLNLTASDPAERALPNVADAPID, encoded by the coding sequence GTGGACCCAGAACTGCGGCTAGCGCCGTTGCAATTCACCTCGACCACGGATCGGGTCAGCACCGAACTCCGGCGCCTGATCATTTCCGGGGCCCTGGCGCCGGGACAGGCCCTCAACGAGAAGGCCGTGTCGGACCAGCTCGGGGTGTCTCGTTCACCGGTGCGCGAAGCGTTTCAGCGCCTCGTCGCCGAACGCCTGCTCGTCTCCGAACGAAACAAAAGCGTCACCGTCAACACGTTCAGCGACACGGACATCGAGGAGATCTATGACGCGCGCATCGCCATCGAGAGTCACGCTGCTCGCGGCATCATCGCGGCTGGCTCAACGACCATCGACTCCACGGCGGCCCAGCTCGAGGTCGCATTGGACAACCTGCGGACTCAGCTGGATGTCGGCGATCGCTTGGCAGTTGCACATGCCGACCTCGCCTTCCACCAGCAGCTCGTCGCTGCTGGCGGTAACACCCGCCTCCTGGCGGCATACGAACTTCTCTCGGCCGAGACGCTGACCTGTATGGCGTGGCTGGAGAACGTCAAACCGTCGGGGGACGAACTGATGCAAGACCACCGGGATTTCATCGACGCGCTTCAGGCCCAGGATTCGGACCGGATCAGCGCCGTCATCACCCAGCACCTCTCCCGGGCGAATCTCAATCTCACCGCCAGCGATCCCGCTGAGCGGGCACTGCCAAACGTCGCTGATGCGCCCATCGATTGA
- a CDS encoding SDR family oxidoreductase: MSLNGKRVVLFGGTSGIGLATAVASARAGAEVVVVSSRQSSVDTALAELPTGAEGHVVDLTDHGALEAFFDAAAPFDHLVITAGEGLRSMPLAEYDATAAREFFELRFFTALQAIHLASPILRQGGSIVLTSGTAAFRPAAGWTLGSAICNAVIGATKALAVELAPIRVNAVAPGIVRSPLWAAMSADDQAQMYAAQAASIPAGRVAETSDVAQAYVALMESDFVTGTISVVDGGTILV, encoded by the coding sequence ATGTCGTTGAACGGCAAGCGTGTCGTCCTGTTCGGTGGAACGAGCGGGATTGGCCTGGCGACAGCAGTCGCGTCTGCACGAGCGGGGGCCGAGGTCGTGGTGGTGTCGAGTCGGCAGTCCAGCGTCGATACGGCATTGGCCGAGTTGCCGACGGGCGCCGAGGGTCACGTCGTCGACCTGACCGATCACGGTGCGCTCGAGGCGTTCTTCGACGCAGCTGCACCGTTCGATCACCTGGTGATCACCGCGGGGGAGGGTCTGCGGTCGATGCCGCTCGCGGAGTACGACGCGACTGCCGCCCGGGAGTTCTTCGAACTCCGCTTCTTCACAGCGCTACAGGCGATCCATCTTGCGAGTCCTATTCTGCGACAAGGTGGTTCGATCGTCTTGACGAGCGGCACTGCTGCATTCCGGCCGGCCGCAGGGTGGACGCTCGGGTCGGCGATCTGCAATGCCGTCATCGGCGCCACGAAGGCGCTCGCTGTCGAACTCGCGCCGATCAGGGTCAACGCTGTCGCGCCCGGCATCGTCCGATCACCGTTGTGGGCAGCGATGTCGGCTGACGATCAGGCACAGATGTATGCCGCGCAGGCGGCGTCGATTCCTGCCGGCAGGGTTGCCGAAACCTCCGATGTGGCTCAGGCGTACGTCGCGCTGATGGAAAGTGACTTCGTCACAGGCACGATCAGCGTCGTCGACGGCGGCACCATACTCGTCTGA
- a CDS encoding CoA transferase: MTEEPLAHLLRILDLEDAGAAHVLGDEPETGSPHLLGKTAAAAMAAHGVASVEFARLRGGPARSVTVRTEDAILQLMAAFGTRIGRVPMVTTMEDPNLLGDSGFYRCADGREIFVLLSFPHLRDRALAVLGCPPNRAAITAAVARWRALDLEEAINAVGGTATMVRSSEEWQQSEAGRAIAETPAVSVERIGAAPSRVRGALGVVEPPLSGIRVLDLTHVIAGPVAARLVAELGADVLHLSRPDRPDPNAMIIETGAGKRNAFCDLRVESDREEFEWALAQADVVIHGYRHLERFGIDAASLAQRHPGLVVADVHGWGPDGPWGDRGGFDQLACSATGFAFEEGGDHASLPPTYLLNDYVAAFLLSAGVSAALARQLQSGGSWRVHVDLARVCTWVQSFGLLAGRTRSGDLRERLNDVELVSRPGPFGDVRTLPSFVAVDPPWESTVGTSAPLGSSPLCW, encoded by the coding sequence ATGACTGAGGAACCGCTGGCGCACCTGTTGCGTATTCTCGATCTGGAGGATGCCGGCGCGGCACACGTGCTCGGGGATGAACCGGAGACCGGATCGCCGCATCTGTTGGGCAAGACGGCTGCTGCAGCGATGGCCGCGCATGGTGTGGCGTCGGTTGAGTTCGCGCGGCTGCGAGGCGGGCCCGCGCGTTCGGTGACCGTGCGCACCGAGGACGCGATCCTGCAACTGATGGCGGCCTTCGGCACACGCATCGGTCGGGTGCCGATGGTCACGACGATGGAGGACCCGAATCTGTTGGGGGACAGCGGTTTCTACCGCTGCGCCGACGGTCGCGAGATCTTCGTGCTGCTGTCGTTCCCGCATCTGAGAGACAGGGCGCTGGCGGTGCTCGGTTGTCCGCCGAACCGGGCGGCGATCACGGCGGCAGTAGCGCGGTGGCGCGCCCTTGACCTGGAGGAGGCGATCAACGCCGTCGGCGGCACAGCGACCATGGTGCGCTCGAGCGAGGAATGGCAGCAGAGCGAGGCCGGCCGCGCGATCGCGGAGACCCCGGCGGTGAGCGTGGAGCGGATCGGGGCGGCTCCGAGCCGGGTGCGCGGCGCTCTCGGCGTGGTCGAACCACCGCTCAGCGGGATTCGGGTGCTGGATCTCACTCACGTGATCGCCGGACCGGTGGCCGCACGGCTCGTCGCGGAACTGGGTGCGGACGTGCTGCACCTGTCGCGACCGGATCGGCCCGACCCGAACGCGATGATCATCGAGACGGGTGCCGGCAAGCGGAATGCGTTCTGCGACTTGCGAGTCGAGAGTGACCGCGAGGAGTTCGAATGGGCTCTTGCGCAGGCGGATGTGGTGATCCACGGATACCGCCACCTGGAGCGTTTCGGCATCGATGCCGCGAGCTTGGCGCAGCGCCACCCGGGTCTGGTGGTGGCCGATGTGCACGGCTGGGGGCCGGACGGGCCATGGGGAGATCGCGGCGGATTCGACCAACTTGCTTGCTCGGCAACGGGATTCGCATTCGAGGAAGGTGGCGACCACGCGAGTCTGCCACCGACATACTTGTTGAACGACTATGTGGCCGCTTTCTTGCTGTCGGCCGGTGTCAGCGCTGCGCTGGCGCGCCAGCTGCAGTCGGGTGGCAGTTGGCGCGTGCACGTCGATCTGGCGCGGGTGTGCACGTGGGTGCAGTCGTTCGGGCTGCTCGCCGGACGCACGCGTAGCGGGGATCTGCGCGAGCGACTCAACGACGTGGAGCTGGTCTCGCGGCCGGGGCCGTTTGGTGACGTGCGGACGCTTCCGTCATTCGTCGCAGTGGATCCGCCGTGGGAGAGCACTGTCGGAACCAGTGCTCCGCTCGGCTCGTCGCCGCTGTGCTGGTGA
- a CDS encoding LysR family transcriptional regulator, whose translation MSDLDLRKLRYFLAIVDGGTFSRAAETLHIAQPVLSRQLRSLEKELGAILFERSSRGTELTAAGTALVDDARGLLASSVAFQRRARVHGRGEARFTIAFMPGVIVTGMARELSARFSGTRVEVLRSSWEDQVEVVRDGRADVSIVRLPVPRRGLRVVPMASEPRLVALPVGHPLARRPALRVADLVDLELLQDVDAVPEWRDAAERLRVNGLADRPIDLPMPTTVEEKLEYVAAGVGIAILPESAANFYTRPDVAYCRVTDLAPSDIALVCEVGRKSEIIDAAIELALDTAGVVVGDAG comes from the coding sequence ATGAGCGATCTTGATCTGCGGAAGTTGCGATACTTCCTCGCGATCGTCGACGGCGGAACCTTCAGCCGCGCCGCGGAGACGCTGCACATCGCGCAACCCGTTCTGAGTCGCCAATTGCGTTCGCTGGAAAAGGAACTCGGCGCCATTTTGTTCGAGCGATCCAGTCGTGGCACCGAGCTCACAGCTGCGGGGACTGCCCTCGTCGACGATGCCCGCGGGCTGCTGGCGTCGTCGGTCGCCTTTCAGCGGCGTGCGAGGGTGCATGGTCGAGGCGAAGCGCGGTTCACTATCGCCTTCATGCCGGGTGTCATCGTCACCGGTATGGCGCGAGAGTTGTCTGCCCGGTTCAGCGGCACCCGCGTGGAGGTGCTGCGCAGCTCCTGGGAGGACCAGGTCGAGGTGGTCCGCGATGGGCGCGCCGATGTGAGCATCGTCCGGTTGCCGGTGCCGCGGCGAGGTCTACGCGTCGTGCCGATGGCGAGCGAGCCGAGGTTGGTCGCACTGCCTGTCGGTCATCCTCTCGCGCGTCGACCCGCGCTCCGCGTGGCCGACCTCGTCGACCTGGAGCTGCTGCAAGATGTCGACGCGGTTCCCGAGTGGCGTGATGCCGCGGAGCGGCTGCGGGTCAACGGCCTCGCCGATCGACCCATCGATCTGCCGATGCCGACGACCGTCGAGGAGAAGTTGGAGTATGTCGCAGCAGGGGTCGGCATCGCGATCCTTCCGGAGTCCGCCGCCAACTTCTACACACGCCCGGACGTGGCGTACTGCCGGGTGACCGACCTCGCACCCAGCGACATCGCGCTGGTGTGCGAGGTCGGCAGGAAGAGCGAGATCATCGATGCTGCAATCGAACTCGCACTCGACACGGCTGGCGTCGTGGTGGGTGACGCCGGTTGA
- a CDS encoding ABC transporter substrate-binding protein has protein sequence MKKRIIPVLAAGIAVAVTGCSSSGSSGTGTGASNKSSGASNVAVGTVGNIAAGVAADPAAVALLPASAKANGTISVAMDLQYPPTSFLSTSNQPEGFNVDISRLIAAKLGLKLQIDNVAFDTIVPGLTGGRYDFTATDMSATAARLQVLDMINYWSDGSSLATRSGNPENLSINNSTICGKTIAVMTGTTQQETYLPILSKQCTTEGKPAVKQVVLPDVNGALTQLASGRVDGIFYDTPSLAYAVQQHGAAFELAGAQYAKPAALGNDLVAIGLAKNSPLTKAVQSAMQSIMDSPLYLKALSDWGMGAGAIKTASIATAAAG, from the coding sequence ATGAAGAAACGAATCATTCCGGTGCTGGCCGCCGGCATCGCAGTTGCCGTGACCGGCTGTTCCAGTTCTGGCAGTTCCGGCACAGGCACCGGCGCCAGCAACAAGTCGTCCGGAGCGAGCAATGTCGCCGTCGGCACGGTCGGAAACATCGCCGCCGGGGTAGCTGCCGATCCGGCCGCGGTCGCCCTGCTGCCCGCTTCGGCGAAAGCCAACGGCACCATCTCTGTGGCGATGGACCTGCAGTACCCGCCGACGTCCTTCCTTTCCACCAGCAATCAGCCTGAAGGATTCAACGTCGACATCTCCCGGCTCATCGCTGCCAAGCTCGGCCTGAAACTGCAGATCGACAACGTCGCATTCGACACGATCGTCCCTGGCCTCACTGGAGGCCGGTACGACTTCACCGCGACCGACATGTCGGCCACGGCCGCCCGCCTCCAAGTGCTCGACATGATCAACTACTGGAGCGACGGCTCCTCTCTTGCGACCCGCTCCGGCAATCCCGAGAACCTGAGCATCAACAACTCGACAATCTGCGGCAAGACGATCGCGGTGATGACCGGCACTACCCAACAGGAGACCTATCTGCCAATCCTGTCGAAGCAGTGCACCACTGAAGGAAAACCTGCCGTCAAACAGGTAGTCCTCCCGGACGTCAACGGGGCTTTGACGCAGTTGGCGTCCGGACGAGTCGACGGCATTTTCTACGACACTCCATCTTTGGCGTACGCCGTTCAACAACATGGCGCGGCGTTCGAACTCGCCGGCGCTCAGTACGCCAAGCCCGCTGCGCTCGGCAATGATCTGGTCGCAATCGGGCTGGCAAAGAATTCACCCCTGACCAAGGCCGTGCAGAGCGCGATGCAGTCGATCATGGACAGCCCGCTGTATCTCAAGGCATTGAGCGACTGGGGCATGGGCGCCGGAGCGATCAAGACCGCGTCGATCGCAACGGCAGCAGCGGGCTGA
- a CDS encoding amino acid ABC transporter ATP-binding protein — protein sequence MSDDIGRPSTTPFRPPGLGDADGPGTVHIRKLVKSFGSHTVLKDINVDIALGEVCVLIGPSGSGKSTLLRCIDGLEEIDSGVLKVNGEHLGYAEVDTHFRPLSRIERRRQRTQIGMVFQQFNLFPNLTALENITVGQTMVKKTSKSEARERALELLARVGLQGHDDHYPIQLSGGQQQRVAIARSLAMDPKVMLFDEPTSALDPELVGDVLDVMRQLADDGMTMLVTTHEMGFAREVANSLLFMADGYIVERGDPREVLADPKEARTKQFLKKVL from the coding sequence ATGAGCGACGACATCGGCCGTCCTTCGACCACGCCATTCCGACCGCCGGGGTTGGGCGATGCGGACGGACCAGGAACCGTGCACATTCGCAAGTTGGTGAAATCCTTCGGTTCGCACACAGTGCTGAAGGACATCAACGTCGACATCGCCCTCGGTGAGGTCTGCGTTCTGATCGGGCCCAGCGGATCGGGCAAGTCCACCCTGCTGCGATGTATCGACGGGCTCGAAGAGATCGACTCCGGTGTGCTGAAGGTCAACGGCGAACACCTCGGGTACGCCGAAGTGGACACGCACTTTCGGCCCCTGTCGAGAATCGAGCGGCGACGCCAGCGCACCCAGATCGGGATGGTCTTCCAACAGTTCAATCTGTTCCCCAATCTCACCGCGCTGGAGAACATCACCGTCGGGCAGACGATGGTCAAGAAGACCTCCAAATCCGAAGCACGGGAACGCGCGCTCGAACTTCTCGCCCGTGTCGGTCTTCAAGGGCACGACGATCACTACCCGATCCAGCTGTCCGGTGGCCAACAGCAGCGAGTCGCAATCGCGCGATCGCTGGCGATGGACCCGAAGGTGATGTTGTTCGACGAGCCCACGTCCGCCCTCGACCCCGAACTCGTCGGCGATGTGCTGGATGTCATGCGCCAACTGGCCGATGACGGTATGACGATGCTCGTCACGACCCACGAGATGGGCTTCGCCAGAGAAGTCGCCAACAGCCTGCTCTTCATGGCCGACGGTTACATCGTCGAGCGCGGGGATCCACGCGAGGTTCTCGCGGACCCGAAGGAAGCTCGCACCAAACAGTTCCTGAAGAAGGTGTTGTGA
- a CDS encoding FAD-dependent oxidoreductase, whose product MTDAHIGVIGTGSIGSMAMWQATRHETSVIGFEAKTPAHPRTAVGGDSRLFRMTYRGTDPYFPILKRSRELWLELEKDSGSSVFGQCGGLSIGHRDGSYIPALLESIDACGAEHRILDHAEMKERYPQHDLDSDEVGVWDAQAGYLRTDAAVLAALTCARERGATVLTDTNITSVTEHNDYVEVSDGDQSWTVDRLIVTGGAWAGGILPDALQRRVYPARILLTWFGTQRPDLFTPEVFPIFIRIARGTSMYGAPCLDGASVKASLDGRAERADDPSDLLREPTLGEMTEVRGTAASYFPDLVPYVVRADTYPDLYTDDGAPLLGFAPGSRRVVLATGFCGAGFKMATGYGQIAADLALDPNSARTPKFTDPARFMV is encoded by the coding sequence ATGACCGACGCACACATCGGAGTCATCGGCACCGGCAGCATCGGCAGCATGGCGATGTGGCAGGCGACCCGACATGAGACCTCGGTCATCGGTTTCGAGGCCAAGACTCCCGCGCACCCGCGCACCGCCGTTGGCGGCGACTCGCGTCTGTTCCGTATGACGTACCGCGGCACCGATCCTTACTTCCCCATCCTGAAGCGCTCCCGCGAGCTGTGGCTGGAACTGGAAAAAGATTCAGGCTCATCGGTTTTCGGACAGTGCGGAGGGCTGTCCATCGGCCACCGCGACGGCTCGTACATCCCGGCGCTGCTGGAGTCGATCGACGCATGCGGTGCGGAGCATCGGATCCTTGACCATGCGGAAATGAAGGAGCGCTACCCCCAACACGACCTGGATTCCGACGAAGTCGGGGTCTGGGACGCGCAGGCGGGGTACCTGCGAACGGACGCTGCGGTGCTGGCCGCACTGACCTGCGCGCGGGAGCGCGGCGCGACGGTCCTGACGGACACCAACATCACCTCGGTGACCGAGCACAACGACTACGTCGAAGTCAGCGATGGCGACCAGTCGTGGACGGTCGACCGCCTCATCGTCACAGGTGGGGCCTGGGCCGGCGGGATCCTTCCGGACGCACTTCAACGCCGGGTGTATCCGGCGCGAATCTTGTTGACCTGGTTCGGAACTCAGCGCCCGGACCTGTTCACCCCGGAGGTCTTCCCGATCTTCATCCGGATTGCCCGAGGCACGTCGATGTATGGCGCGCCGTGTCTGGACGGCGCATCGGTCAAGGCCAGTCTCGACGGGCGTGCCGAACGTGCCGATGATCCGTCCGACCTTCTGCGCGAACCAACTCTCGGTGAGATGACTGAAGTGCGAGGCACCGCTGCGAGCTACTTCCCCGATCTGGTTCCGTACGTCGTACGTGCCGACACCTATCCCGACCTCTACACCGACGACGGGGCGCCGTTGCTCGGTTTCGCGCCCGGATCACGGCGAGTGGTCCTCGCGACAGGCTTCTGTGGAGCCGGGTTCAAAATGGCGACCGGTTACGGGCAGATCGCTGCCGATCTTGCGCTGGACCCAAACTCGGCGAGGACCCCGAAATTCACTGATCCTGCTCGGTTCATGGTGTGA
- a CDS encoding amino acid ABC transporter permease: MDAADKPRIHRRGAYEYAMWAICVIVTAGIAYTLITNPRYQWGVIRQYLTAGTVMRGLWLTIWLTVVVMVIATVLGLFVAVMRSSKILPVRLLAIGYINLFRGTPVLVQLILWFNIAALYPNIRLGIPFTPLEGKLDTNSLISATTAAIIGLSLNEAAYMAEIVRGGFNSVSKGQLEAGDSLGMSESMKMRKIIIPQAMPTVIPATGNQFISMLKETSLVSVLGVADLLQSVQLIYARTFETIPMLLVACIWYLVISILLNYPQSKIEAHYGKSTRAVHTRPTPLTEVPA, from the coding sequence ATGGACGCCGCCGACAAGCCCCGGATCCATCGTCGTGGTGCCTACGAATACGCAATGTGGGCAATCTGCGTCATCGTGACCGCCGGGATCGCGTACACCCTGATCACTAATCCTCGGTACCAGTGGGGAGTCATCCGTCAGTACCTCACGGCCGGAACAGTGATGCGCGGCCTGTGGCTCACGATCTGGCTGACAGTTGTCGTGATGGTGATCGCCACTGTGCTGGGCTTGTTCGTGGCGGTGATGCGCTCCTCGAAAATCCTGCCCGTGCGCCTGCTCGCGATCGGATACATCAACCTGTTTCGTGGGACTCCGGTGCTGGTGCAGTTGATTCTGTGGTTCAACATCGCAGCGCTGTATCCGAACATCCGGCTCGGCATACCGTTCACGCCGCTTGAGGGAAAGCTCGACACCAACTCCCTCATCAGCGCCACGACCGCGGCAATCATCGGGCTGTCGCTCAACGAGGCGGCATACATGGCCGAGATCGTCCGCGGTGGGTTCAATTCTGTCTCCAAGGGACAGTTGGAGGCAGGCGACTCGCTCGGAATGAGCGAGAGCATGAAGATGCGAAAGATCATCATTCCTCAGGCCATGCCCACCGTCATACCGGCCACGGGCAACCAGTTCATCAGCATGCTGAAGGAGACGTCGCTTGTCAGCGTGCTCGGCGTCGCCGACCTGCTGCAAAGCGTGCAACTGATCTACGCACGCACCTTCGAGACGATCCCGATGCTGCTGGTTGCGTGCATCTGGTACCTCGTGATTTCGATCCTGCTGAACTACCCGCAGTCGAAGATCGAGGCCCACTACGGCAAGTCCACTCGCGCTGTTCACACGAGACCGACACCACTGACGGAGGTTCCGGCATGA